A genome region from Bradyrhizobium sp. WSM1417 includes the following:
- a CDS encoding PaaI family thioesterase yields MPSQPEAEFGISEARRILGEVFAPWVQDLNLSVERIEHLPPPDVPDWQPAALLRMPFSDRLCRNGGVVCGQALMALADTAMVIANLAANRGYRPMTTVDQTTHFMRAVSSSDVLADARVVRLGRTMSFGRVTLLSATDNKPVAMVSSAFAMLPG; encoded by the coding sequence AGGCCCGACGCATCCTCGGCGAGGTCTTTGCGCCCTGGGTCCAGGATCTCAATTTGTCGGTCGAGCGCATCGAGCACCTGCCGCCGCCGGACGTGCCGGACTGGCAGCCGGCAGCGCTCCTGCGCATGCCGTTCTCGGATCGCCTGTGCCGCAACGGCGGCGTGGTCTGCGGCCAGGCGCTGATGGCGCTCGCCGACACCGCGATGGTGATCGCGAACCTCGCCGCCAACCGCGGCTATCGTCCGATGACGACGGTCGACCAGACCACGCATTTCATGCGCGCCGTCTCCTCGTCGGACGTGCTGGCCGACGCCCGCGTGGTGCGACTCGGACGCACCATGAGCTTTGGCCGCGTCACGCTGCTCTCGGCTACCGACAACAAGCCGGTGGCGATGGTGTCGAGCGCGTTCGCGATGCTGCCGGGGTGA
- a CDS encoding HdeA/HdeB family chaperone: MKTTFSLLFAAALSLSSMPAHATKLDLATMSCKQFLESGDDTIKMVLTWMDGWYKGDEENAIIDTDVFVENAKQFGSYCGKNPNVSIVTAADEVLGK, translated from the coding sequence ATGAAGACCACGTTTTCGCTTCTGTTCGCTGCAGCGCTCTCGCTGTCGTCCATGCCCGCCCACGCCACCAAGCTCGATCTCGCGACCATGAGCTGCAAGCAGTTCCTGGAGAGCGGCGACGACACCATCAAGATGGTGCTGACCTGGATGGACGGCTGGTACAAGGGCGACGAAGAGAACGCGATCATCGATACCGACGTATTCGTCGAGAACGCCAAGCAGTTCGGCAGCTATTGCGGAAAAAATCCGAACGTCAGCATCGTCACCGCGGCTGACGAAGTGCTCGGCAAGTAA
- a CDS encoding PilZ domain-containing protein, with amino-acid sequence MIEKRAAQRYRVFKGGTITFENCGITCTVRNMSANGAAIELDSTVTVPQLFTLAIARDNFVRKCRPVWRSERRIGLAFVQ; translated from the coding sequence ATGATCGAGAAGCGTGCAGCGCAGCGGTACCGTGTTTTCAAGGGTGGAACGATCACCTTTGAAAACTGCGGCATCACGTGCACGGTGCGAAACATGTCGGCGAACGGCGCCGCAATCGAGCTCGACTCCACCGTCACAGTGCCGCAATTGTTCACGCTCGCGATCGCGCGCGACAATTTCGTGCGCAAATGCCGCCCCGTCTGGCGTAGCGAGAGGCGCATCGGCCTCGCTTTCGTACAGTAG